The following proteins come from a genomic window of Halictus rubicundus isolate RS-2024b chromosome 8, iyHalRubi1_principal, whole genome shotgun sequence:
- the LOC143356258 gene encoding protein-L-isoaspartate O-methyltransferase domain-containing protein 1 isoform X2 gives MDTPSLVARLMMFASGRERQNNDDLIDDMHIESNLVEKAFRAVDRADYVLASHRNSAYKDFPWGQGDILLSAPSVYCEVVEKLCLQPGQSFLNIGSGTGYLNTVAGLLLTHRGINHGIELKENCIKYAYERLEQFMKTSPALDEFDFCEPRFVQGNCLNVIQDRQYDRVYCGAECPEMSHAFIEQFVCIGGILVMPVQNFLKQYIRLNEKSFLMYDILPVSFTPLVVPISSIEPYIRLPNCNRLSLMELCRGTIRKRLLENIWRQNGDNLVFKKVQVTRVNRDAISSHMKESIRRLPLPFKLKMEIQRSWKNFTAPAT, from the exons ATGGATACACCAAGTCTTGTCGCG CGCCTAATGATGTTTGCAAGTGGGAGAGAAAGACAGAACAACGATGACCTAATCGACGACATGCACATAGAATCAAATCTGGTTGAGAAGGCATTCAGAGCAGTCGATAGAGCAGACTATGTTCTGGCGTCCCACAGGAACAGTGCTTACAAGGATTTCCCTTGGGGGCAGGGGGATATTCTTCTTTCTGCACCGTCCGTGTACTGCGAAGTAGTAGAAAAGCTTTGTTTACAACCAGGGCAGAGTTTTTTAAACATCGGCTCGGGAACTGGTTACCTGAACACAGTGGCAGGACTCCTATTGA CTCACAGAGGGATAAATCATGGTATCGAgttgaaagaaaattgtataaagTATGCCTACGAAAGGCTAGAACAATTTATGAAGACATCACCTGCTCTGGACGAGTTCGACTTCTGCGAACCACGTTTCGTCCAAG GAAACTGTCTCAATGTCATACAagacagacaatacgacagaGTATACTGCGGAGCAGAATGTCCTGAAATGAGTCACGCATTTATCGAACAATTCGTATGCATTGGGGGAATCCTTGTAATGCCTGTCCAGAATTTCTTGAAACAGTACATCAGACTTAACGAAAAAAGCTTTCTTATGTACGATATCCTGCCAGTATCGTTTACTCCATTAGTTGTACCTATTTCTTCGATAGAGCCTTATATTCGTTTGC CTAACTGTAATCGTCTTTCGTTGATGGAGCTGTGCAGAGGAACCATAAGGAAGAGACTGTTAGAGAACATTTGGAGGCAGAACGGGGACAATTTAGTGTTCAAAAAGGTTCAGGTCACTCGTGTAAATAGAGACGCCATTTCTAGTCACATGAAGGAAAGCATACGTCGCTTACCGTTGCCGTTTAAACTGAAAAT GGAGATACAGCGATCATGGAAAAATTTCACCGCACCCGCAACATGA
- the LOC143356258 gene encoding protein-L-isoaspartate O-methyltransferase domain-containing protein 1 isoform X1, whose translation MDTPSLVARLMMFASGRERQNNDDLIDDMHIESNLVEKAFRAVDRADYVLASHRNSAYKDFPWGQGDILLSAPSVYCEVVEKLCLQPGQSFLNIGSGTGYLNTVAGLLLTHRGINHGIELKENCIKYAYERLEQFMKTSPALDEFDFCEPRFVQGNCLNVIQDRQYDRVYCGAECPEMSHAFIEQFVCIGGILVMPVQNFLKQYIRLNEKSFLMYDILPVSFTPLVVPISSIEPYIRLPNCNRLSLMELCRGTIRKRLLENIWRQNGDNLVFKKVQVTRVNRDAISSHMKESIRRLPLPFKLKMYMNYNRDLEIQRSWKNFTAPAT comes from the exons ATGGATACACCAAGTCTTGTCGCG CGCCTAATGATGTTTGCAAGTGGGAGAGAAAGACAGAACAACGATGACCTAATCGACGACATGCACATAGAATCAAATCTGGTTGAGAAGGCATTCAGAGCAGTCGATAGAGCAGACTATGTTCTGGCGTCCCACAGGAACAGTGCTTACAAGGATTTCCCTTGGGGGCAGGGGGATATTCTTCTTTCTGCACCGTCCGTGTACTGCGAAGTAGTAGAAAAGCTTTGTTTACAACCAGGGCAGAGTTTTTTAAACATCGGCTCGGGAACTGGTTACCTGAACACAGTGGCAGGACTCCTATTGA CTCACAGAGGGATAAATCATGGTATCGAgttgaaagaaaattgtataaagTATGCCTACGAAAGGCTAGAACAATTTATGAAGACATCACCTGCTCTGGACGAGTTCGACTTCTGCGAACCACGTTTCGTCCAAG GAAACTGTCTCAATGTCATACAagacagacaatacgacagaGTATACTGCGGAGCAGAATGTCCTGAAATGAGTCACGCATTTATCGAACAATTCGTATGCATTGGGGGAATCCTTGTAATGCCTGTCCAGAATTTCTTGAAACAGTACATCAGACTTAACGAAAAAAGCTTTCTTATGTACGATATCCTGCCAGTATCGTTTACTCCATTAGTTGTACCTATTTCTTCGATAGAGCCTTATATTCGTTTGC CTAACTGTAATCGTCTTTCGTTGATGGAGCTGTGCAGAGGAACCATAAGGAAGAGACTGTTAGAGAACATTTGGAGGCAGAACGGGGACAATTTAGTGTTCAAAAAGGTTCAGGTCACTCGTGTAAATAGAGACGCCATTTCTAGTCACATGAAGGAAAGCATACGTCGCTTACCGTTGCCGTTTAAACTGAAAATGTACATGAATTACAATCGCGACTT GGAGATACAGCGATCATGGAAAAATTTCACCGCACCCGCAACATGA